In one window of Henckelia pumila isolate YLH828 chromosome 1, ASM3356847v2, whole genome shotgun sequence DNA:
- the LOC140885508 gene encoding receptor protein-tyrosine kinase CEPR1 translates to MCSMALARSFFLVLIVFSSFRSCLATIEIQSRFFDLAKSTLSGNYSGKWDDGGYCNYTGISCDDQEDVVQIDVSGWSLSGKFPIDQVCSFLPKLRVLRAGNNNFSADFPRGILACTLLEELNMSSTHSKGSLPDFSPLKALKILDLSYNHFSGDFPISITNLTNLEVLNFNENEGFSLWKLPHNISSLIKLQSMVLTTCMLFGEIPGSIGSMSSLIDLELSGNYLTGRIPKELGKLKNLKQLELYYNQLNGEIPEELGNLTELEDLDMSVNKFSGSIPESICRLPNLKVFQLYNNSLTGEIPAVIANSTTLNTLSLYGNFLTGEVPKNLGKSSALVALDLSENRLSGKLPEGLCSGGKLNYLLMLQNSISGELPESYAKCESLIRFRVSSNDLEGNIPEGIFSLTHVSIIDVAYNHLSGYIPRSIENAKNLSELFMQGNKISGVIPPEISLAVNLVKIDLSNNILSGPIPWKIGDLRLLNLLLLQSNNLSSSIPESLSSLKSLNVLDLSSNLLTGEIPERLVELLPNSLNFSNNHLSGPIPMSFIKSGLLESFSGNPNLCMPSNRYSSDHNFPVCSQVYNRKKINHAWLIGVSLGIVVLGTILFLKRCLSRDKKKLENEDTVSSSVFSYDFKCFHRLTFDPHEIKEAMIEKNIVGYGGSGTVYKIHLKHGELVAVKKLWTSRKAKDSPPEDQLILDKGLKTEVETLGSIRHKNIVKLYCYLSSPGCSLLVYEYMTNGNLWNALHNEKFFVLDWPKRHQIALGIAQGLAYLHHDLLFPIIHRDIKSTNILLDADYQPKVADFGIAKVLQARGSKDSTTTVIAGTYGYLAPEYAFSSKATTKCDVYSFGVVLMELLTGRKPVEAEFGENKNIIYWVATKVETKEGALEVLDRRVSGLFKEEMIKVLLIAIRCTCRTPALRPPMNEVVQLLIEADPCRFECCMASNKLKETVDTTATKPKDSFDV, encoded by the exons ATGTGTAGTATGGCTTTGGCACGTTCATTTTTCCTTGTTCTGATCGTGTTCTCTTCGTTTCGTTCTTGTCTTGCTACCATTGAGATCCAGTCTCGGTTCTTTGATCTTGCGAAGAGTACACTCTCCGGGAATTATTCAGGCAAATGGGACGACGGCGGTTATTGCAACTATACCGGGATATCTTGTGATGATCAAGAAGATGTTGTGCAGATTGATGTCTCTGGATGGTCTCTGTCTGGGAAATTTCCTATTGATCAGGTGTGTTCCTTTCTTCCGAAACTACGCGTTCTTCGTGCAGGAAACAACAACTTCTCTGCAGACTTCCCTCGTGGCATCTTGGCATGTACTTTGTTGGAAGAACTAAACATGAGTTCTACACATTCCAAAGGTTCATTACCAGATTTCTCTCCCTTGAAAGCTTTAAAGATTCTTGATCTTTCTTACAACCATTTTTCGGGTGACTTCCCTATATCAATCACAAATCTCACCAATCTTGAGGTGCTGAATTTTAACGAAAACGAAGGGTTCAGCTTGTGGAAACTGCCACACAACATATCAAGTTTGATCAAGCTTCAGTCCATGGTGCTGACAACTTGTATGCTGTTTGGCGAAATCCCGGGCAGTATAGGAAGCATGAGTTCCTTGATTGATCTTGAATTGAGTGGCAATTATCTGACTGGAAGAATTCCTAAAGAACTGGGAAAGCTAAAGAATTTGAAGCAGCTGGAACTTTACTACAACCAACTCAACGGTGAAATACCCGAGGAGCTTGGAAATCTAACAGAACTAGAAGACTTAGACATGTCTGTAAACAAATTCAGTGGCAGTATACCAGAATCCATATGCCGGCTCCCTAATCTTAAAGTTTTTCAACTTTACAACAATAGTCTGACAGGGGAAATCCCAGCTGTTATTGCGAACTCGACAACATTAAACACGTTGTCTCTTTATGGCAACTTCTTGACAGGTGAAGTCCCGAAAAATCTTGGAAAATCATCAGCCTTGGTTGCCTTGGACTTGTCTGAGAATCGCCTTTCGGGGAAGCTTCCTGAAGGGTTGTGTAGCGGAGGGAAACTGAACTACCTACTCATGCTTCAGAATTCGATCTCTGGAGAACTGCCTGAAAGCTACGCAAAATGTGAGTCTTTAATCCGTTTTCGTGTTAGCAGTAATGATTTGGAAGGAAATATACCAGAAGGGATTTTCAGTCTTACTCATGTCTCAATAATCGATGTGGCATATAATCATTTGAGTGGTTATATTCCAAGATCCATTGAGAATGCTAAGAATTTATCAGAACTTTTCATGCAAGGAAACAAGATTTCAGGTGTTATCCCACCAGAAATCTCTCTAGCTGTGAACTTGGTTAAAATTGATCTTAGTAACAATATTTTGTCCGGTCCCATACCTTGGAAAATTGGAGACTTGAGATTGCTCAATCTTCTTCTTCTACAAAGCAACAACCTGAGTTCTTCGATCCCTGAATCGCTTTCTTCACTGAAATCTCTCAATGTTCTTGATCTGTCAAGTAATCTGTTAACAGGAGAAATCCCAGAGAGGCTGGTTGAACTGCTCCCCAATTCTTTAAACTTTTCGAACAATCATCTTTCAGGACCCATTCCTATGTCATTCATAAAGAGTGGATTGTTGGAGAGTTTTTCAGGCAATCCAAACCTCTGTATGCCTTCTAATCGTTACTCGTCTGATCATAACTTTCCGGTATGTTCTCAAGTTTATAACCGGAAGAAAATAAACCACGCTTGGCTTATCGGGGTCTCTTTAGGAATCGTGGTTCTTGGAACCATCCTGTTTCTCAAAAGATGTCTAAGCAGAGACAAGAAAAAGCTTGAAAACGAGGATACAGTTTCATCATCAGTTTTTTCATATGATTTCAAGTGTTTCCACCGGTTAACCTTTGATCCACACGAGATCAAGGAGGCCATGATCGAGAAAAACATCGTGGGGTATGGAGGATCCGGGACCGTTTACAAGATTCATCTCAAACATGGCGAACTCGTTGCTGTCAAGAAACTCTGGACCAGCCGAAAAGCTAAAGATTCACCTCCTGAGGACCAGTTGATTCTTGATAAAGGACTCAAAACCGAGGTAGAGACTCTAGGTAGCATCAGGCACAAGAATATTGTAAAACTGTATTGCTATCTTTCCAGTCCAGGATGCAGTTTACTTGTATATGAATACATGACAAATGGGAACCTCTGGAATGCACTTCACAACGAAAAATTCTTCGTCTTGGATTGGCCTAAACGACACCAGATAGCGCTAGGGATTGCTCAGGGATTGGCATATCTTCACCACGATTTGTTGTTTCCCATTATTCATCGTGATATCAAGTCCACCAACATACTTCTGGACGCCGATTACCAGCCAAAAGTCGCAGATTTTGGGATTGCTAAGGTTTTGCAGGCTAGGGGATCAAAGGATTCTACAACAACTGTTATTGCAGGAACTTATGGCTACTTGGCACCAG AGTATGCCTTTTCGTCGAAGGCGACGACTAAGTGTGACGTGTACAGTTTTGGGGTGGTACTAATGGAACTGCTAACTGGTAGAAAGCCTGTTGAAGCAGAGTTTGGTGAGAACAAGAACATCATATATTGGGTTGCCACTAAGGTGGAGACCAAGGAAGGGGCTTTGGAAGTACTCGATAGACGAGTTTCGGGGCTGTTTAAAGAGGAGATGATCAAAGTTCTTCTGATCGCCATACGTTGCACGTGTAGGACCCCGGCTCTACGTCCCCCGATGAACGAGGTCGTTCAGTTGTTGATCGAGGCAGATCCCTGCCGATTCGAGTGTTGCATGGCATCTAACAAGCTGAAGGAAACTGTGGACACCACCGCCACCAAGCCTAAAGATAGCTTTGATGTATGA
- the LOC140874650 gene encoding E3 ubiquitin-protein ligase RSL1-like, with product MSEFVLYFIFYCAGTFLAITAPAWMILYSNRKKKIIKPMNDHESGVIGDSPERLSSGGMFEDACSPIIESGRITTSDAEYAEELQFHELFVSLVTSAPPNDASSSVQEPIPDPEMLNYEHLHEDAPLSFCEICLENKESWQMFENDGCSHSFCYECTSNHIVSKIQENLKIIPCPALYCKTMLNFEACQMMVPDEVLVKWHEFLCLSLIPDSHKLYCPFLDCSALLVNDSGAVLKRIECLSCKRSFCAVCHVPWHSEFTCKEFQKLYGKKGPRKDEKMVKKLAEKKNWMKCPKCKMYIEKAEGCVHMTCRCKHEFCYRCGSKWSENHGGCKQKR from the exons ATGTCAGAATTCGTGCTTTACTTCATATTTTATTGTGCGGGAACTTTTCTTGCCATCACTGCTCCTGCATGGATGATTCTGTATTCcaatagaaagaaaaaaataatcaagCCCATGAATGATCACGAGTCTGGGGTCATCGGAGATTCGCCGGAGAGGCTGAGTTCCGGCGGCATGTTCGAAGACG CATGCTCTCCAATAATCGAAAGTGGCAGAATCACCACTTCAGATGCAGAATATGCGGAGGAATTGCAGTTTCACGAATTATTTGTTTCTCTCGTCACCTCTGCCCCACCTAATGATGCATCTTCATCGGTGCAAGAACCTATTCCCGACCCTGAAATGCTAAATTATGAACATCTGCACGAGGATGCACCCCTAAGCTTCTGTGAAATTTGTTTAGAGAACAAAGAAAGCTGGCAGATGTTCGAGAACGACGGATGCTCGCACTCCTTTTGTTACGAATGCACATCCAACCATATCGTCTCCAAGATTCAAGAAAATCTGAAAATCATCCCTTGCCCTGCTTTATACTGCAAGACCATGCTAAATTTTGAAGCCTGCCAAATGATGGTCCCGGATGAGGTTCTCGTAAAATGGCATGAGTTTCTGTGTCTATCGCTGATTCCCGATTCCCACAAGCTATATTGCCCTTTTCTTGACTGTTCAGCCTTGCTCGTGAACGATTCGGGGGCAGTTTTGAAGAGGATAGAATGTCTTTCGTGCAAGAGATCGTTCTGTGCGGTATGTCATGTCCCATGGCATTCCGAGTTCACCTGCAAGGAATTCCAGAAGCTGTATGGAAAAAAGGGACCGCGGAAAGACGAGAAGATGGTGAAGAAACTTGCTGAGAAAAAGAACTGGATGAAATGCCCCAAATGCAAGATGTATATCGAAAAGGCGGAGGGGTGTGTGCATATGACTTGCAGGTGTAAGCATGAATTCTGCTACAGATGTGGATCAAAGTGGTCTGAGAATCATGGTGGCTGCAAACAGAAGCGGTAG